The following are from one region of the Hymenobacter radiodurans genome:
- the yihA gene encoding ribosome biogenesis GTP-binding protein YihA/YsxC, giving the protein MLIREAKFVTSNSRADQCPPATLPEYAFIGRSNVGKSSLINMLTNQKGLAKTSSSPGKTQLINHFLINNEWYLVDLPGYGYAKVSKTARATWSKMIGFYMRQRENLTCVFVLIDSRHPPLAPDIEFIEMLGKEGVPFVLVFTKADKQSGSRTQQNVVDYTRKLSETWDELPRYFITSAEDMTGREEVLNFINEINKQLAQTPDNP; this is encoded by the coding sequence ATGCTGATTCGCGAAGCTAAATTTGTTACAAGTAACTCACGCGCAGACCAATGCCCGCCCGCTACCCTGCCGGAATACGCTTTTATCGGGCGCTCAAACGTAGGGAAGTCTTCACTGATTAACATGCTTACGAATCAGAAAGGATTAGCTAAAACCTCCTCCTCTCCTGGCAAGACGCAGCTAATAAATCACTTTCTTATTAATAATGAGTGGTATTTGGTCGACTTGCCGGGTTATGGCTATGCCAAAGTAAGCAAGACGGCGCGGGCCACATGGAGCAAAATGATTGGATTCTACATGCGGCAGCGCGAGAACCTGACTTGCGTGTTTGTGCTTATCGACTCGCGTCATCCGCCCCTCGCCCCTGATATCGAGTTTATCGAGATGCTGGGCAAAGAAGGCGTTCCTTTCGTGCTTGTATTTACCAAAGCCGATAAGCAATCGGGCTCACGTACCCAGCAAAATGTGGTAGACTATACCCGCAAGCTAAGTGAAACTTGGGACGAACTTCCGCGCTATTTTATCACCTCAGCGGAGGATATGACGGGCCGCGAGGAAGTGCTAAATTTTATTAATGAGATAAATAAGCAGCTAGCGCAGACACCAGACAATCCTTAA
- a CDS encoding TonB family protein: MKRISFVFFLALLLGAVPSFAQTPAAKPAAPTGVGKAIPVAEYYEGGQEAMYAFIDKQINYPVLARRNRIQGTCIVSFTLNTDGTMTGIKLVKGVGGGLGEEALRVVRLLKFNKPDYAILTSLPIVFRLSANKPAGNTE; encoded by the coding sequence ATGAAAAGAATCTCATTTGTTTTTTTTCTGGCTTTACTACTTGGTGCCGTACCAAGCTTTGCTCAAACTCCGGCTGCCAAACCAGCAGCGCCTACTGGCGTAGGAAAAGCTATTCCGGTTGCTGAGTATTACGAAGGTGGTCAGGAAGCCATGTATGCTTTCATCGATAAGCAAATCAACTACCCTGTGCTGGCCCGTCGCAATCGTATTCAAGGTACTTGTATCGTGAGCTTTACGCTGAACACGGATGGTACCATGACGGGTATTAAACTGGTGAAGGGCGTGGGTGGTGGCCTTGGTGAAGAAGCTTTGCGCGTTGTGCGCCTGCTCAAGTTCAACAAGCCCGATTACGCGATTCTGACTAGCTTGCCCATCGTTTTCCGCTT